From a region of the Pectobacterium aquaticum genome:
- a CDS encoding ABC transporter ATP-binding protein, which translates to MQKTTSSAAAPHIVIDHLHVGYGTTAVLNDIHLEIAQGEFVALLGSSGCGKTTLLRTVAGFSSPRAGAIRVNGQDMTQAPPEKRGMALVFQSYALWPHMTVAQHIAYGLRLRRVPRAEIASRVAELETMLGLTGLSARKPAELSGGQRQRVALGRALAVRPDILLLDEPLSNLDTRIRLQLRDEIRALQQRLGLTAIHVTHDREEAMVMADRIVILNQGRIMQAGSPQEVYHHPASAFVAAFMGAENRLVLEARYDGDTLMIPGDAESHSLVPENTSLPPGPIEARFRAEAARLYDPADVPLIQPGMLMRYGTVQAQSYPGGYWQHTISSGTWRIQVHASHPYAIGQRVAVQIPAEALFLFPLAEEAMPLTAVPNTTSRYSSLPGLILNWRQMR; encoded by the coding sequence GTGCAAAAAACAACTTCCTCTGCGGCAGCCCCGCACATTGTCATCGACCATCTACATGTTGGATACGGCACGACAGCGGTATTGAACGATATCCATCTGGAGATTGCACAGGGCGAATTCGTGGCGTTGCTCGGTTCGTCAGGGTGCGGCAAGACGACGTTACTGCGTACGGTTGCTGGCTTCTCGTCACCGCGTGCGGGGGCGATTCGCGTTAACGGACAGGACATGACGCAAGCGCCGCCAGAGAAACGCGGAATGGCGCTGGTGTTTCAGAGCTATGCGCTGTGGCCGCACATGACGGTGGCGCAGCATATTGCTTACGGACTGCGTTTGCGCCGCGTCCCACGTGCGGAAATTGCCAGCCGTGTAGCGGAGCTGGAAACGATGCTCGGTTTAACGGGCCTGAGCGCCCGTAAGCCAGCGGAACTGTCCGGTGGACAGCGGCAGCGCGTCGCCTTGGGTCGTGCGCTGGCGGTACGGCCCGATATTCTGCTGCTGGACGAACCGCTCTCCAATCTGGATACCCGTATTCGCCTACAGCTACGTGATGAGATTCGTGCGCTGCAACAGCGGCTGGGGCTGACAGCGATCCACGTGACGCACGATCGGGAAGAAGCGATGGTGATGGCGGATCGCATCGTGATTTTGAATCAGGGTCGCATCATGCAGGCGGGTAGCCCGCAAGAGGTGTACCACCATCCGGCCAGCGCGTTTGTCGCAGCGTTTATGGGTGCGGAAAATCGGCTTGTGCTGGAAGCGCGTTATGACGGCGATACGCTGATGATTCCCGGTGATGCCGAGAGCCATTCGCTGGTCCCTGAGAATACGTCGCTACCGCCCGGCCCGATAGAAGCGCGCTTTCGTGCGGAAGCCGCTCGTCTTTACGATCCGGCGGACGTCCCGCTTATCCAGCCCGGTATGTTGATGCGCTATGGCACGGTACAGGCACAGAGCTACCCCGGCGGATACTGGCAGCATACGATTTCCAGCGGCACTTGGCGGATACAGGTTCATGCGTCGCACCCCTATGCCATCGGGCAGCGGGTTGCCGTGCAGATCCCTGCCGAGGCGCTGTTTCTTTTCCCGCTGGCAGAAGAGGCTATGCCTTTGACGGCGGTACCAAATACCACTTCACGTTATTCCTCGCTTCCAGGCCTGATCCTGAATTGGAGACAAATGAGATGA
- a CDS encoding extracellular solute-binding protein: MKRIFAATLMMSTPLAAVQAQELTVLTAGDQNMVDYVNEYLGPLFEKQHLGVKVRAVGTGPGDAGSQKILERFNAQQAAGAKVWDTDVAVVHEKFVGPMVQKGDLLKYRDDIASGKLVSMAAADKAMGTDVKGYVMPMFSSQTALAYNPSMVANPPKSYDEIQQWAAANPKMFGYNGIKGGASGVSFVMGWIYAYGGDAQKLMNGPFDEAEAKKWQPAFERLKAFNKNVTLTPGNAGTLDMLSRGEIAMGPVWVDMFYSWKASGQLPDNFKLLLPAPGMPGQPMHYVIPAQAPNRELAKQFVELATSAKVQAEGIVERFNWYPGVDAKYVQAELKPAVWQRLFTDVTPDELASKGKTFPIAPYHTAILNAYEQAMAK; encoded by the coding sequence ATGAAACGCATTTTTGCTGCAACGCTGATGATGAGTACGCCGCTGGCGGCGGTACAGGCACAGGAATTAACGGTGTTGACGGCGGGTGACCAGAACATGGTCGATTATGTGAATGAATACTTAGGGCCGCTGTTTGAGAAGCAGCATCTCGGCGTAAAAGTGCGCGCTGTCGGTACTGGGCCAGGTGATGCGGGGTCGCAGAAGATTCTTGAGCGTTTCAATGCACAGCAGGCCGCTGGTGCCAAAGTCTGGGACACCGATGTGGCGGTTGTGCATGAGAAGTTTGTCGGCCCGATGGTGCAAAAGGGCGACCTGCTGAAATATCGCGATGATATCGCCAGCGGCAAGCTGGTCAGCATGGCTGCTGCGGATAAAGCCATGGGTACGGACGTGAAAGGCTACGTCATGCCGATGTTCAGTAGCCAGACGGCGCTGGCCTATAACCCCAGCATGGTAGCGAATCCGCCTAAAAGCTATGACGAAATCCAACAGTGGGCAGCCGCAAATCCGAAGATGTTCGGCTACAACGGCATTAAAGGCGGCGCATCGGGAGTGAGCTTCGTCATGGGCTGGATTTACGCTTACGGCGGCGATGCCCAGAAGCTGATGAACGGACCGTTTGATGAGGCGGAAGCGAAGAAATGGCAACCCGCGTTTGAACGCCTGAAAGCCTTTAACAAGAACGTGACGCTGACGCCGGGCAATGCTGGCACGCTCGACATGCTGAGCCGCGGTGAAATCGCGATGGGGCCGGTGTGGGTCGATATGTTCTATTCCTGGAAAGCGAGCGGGCAACTGCCGGACAATTTCAAGTTGCTGCTTCCTGCGCCCGGTATGCCGGGGCAGCCGATGCACTATGTCATCCCCGCGCAGGCACCGAACCGCGAACTGGCTAAACAGTTTGTCGAATTGGCAACCAGCGCCAAAGTGCAGGCCGAAGGGATCGTGGAACGCTTTAACTGGTATCCGGGGGTCGATGCCAAGTACGTTCAGGCTGAGCTGAAGCCCGCCGTCTGGCAACGCCTGTTCACGGATGTGACGCCTGATGAACTGGCGAGCAAAGGGAAGACATTCCCTATCGCGCCTTATCACACCGCGATTTTAAACGCCTATGAGCAGGCGATGGCGAAGTAA
- a CDS encoding ABC transporter permease, with amino-acid sequence MLQVSQFSSRLAGIALVLPALAVVAVCFITPLGLSVGGAFVSQNGVGIDNFVTALTLYLPDILFTLLIVSLATLLIGLLSVMIGGYLTLGESPRMVALLRWVYRWPLFIPFIVTGQILRTFLAKNGWLNGALDTLGIVDMASASNWLDWRGIVFAFVWKQTPFVALLVAGAMASLDRTMIESARNLGASRLRILCEIVVPQVGQTLLTGLILSFVTMMSVLSVPMMINAQSPTMLTANIAFRINAYGDYGVANALGVISLLMTGLFAVIYLRLNMREKA; translated from the coding sequence ATGTTGCAAGTATCCCAATTCTCTTCCCGACTGGCGGGTATCGCGCTTGTGCTACCCGCGCTGGCGGTGGTGGCTGTCTGTTTTATCACGCCGCTGGGGCTGTCGGTTGGGGGCGCTTTTGTCAGTCAGAATGGCGTGGGCATTGATAATTTTGTCACGGCATTGACGCTGTATCTGCCCGATATCCTGTTTACCTTACTGATTGTGAGCCTCGCGACGCTACTGATCGGCCTGCTGTCCGTCATGATCGGCGGCTACCTGACACTGGGGGAAAGCCCGCGCATGGTGGCGCTGCTGCGCTGGGTCTATCGCTGGCCGCTGTTTATCCCGTTTATCGTGACCGGGCAAATTTTACGCACGTTTCTGGCCAAGAACGGCTGGTTGAATGGCGCGCTGGATACGCTCGGTATTGTCGATATGGCCAGCGCCAGCAACTGGCTGGATTGGCGCGGCATTGTGTTCGCTTTCGTCTGGAAGCAGACGCCGTTTGTGGCATTGCTGGTTGCGGGCGCGATGGCGTCGCTGGATCGCACGATGATAGAGTCCGCCCGTAATTTAGGCGCATCTCGCCTGCGTATCCTGTGTGAAATTGTGGTGCCTCAGGTTGGGCAAACGCTGCTCACCGGGCTCATTCTCTCTTTCGTCACCATGATGTCGGTACTGTCCGTACCGATGATGATCAATGCCCAGTCGCCAACGATGCTCACTGCCAACATTGCCTTTCGCATTAACGCCTACGGCGATTACGGCGTCGCGAATGCGTTGGGGGTGATTTCCCTGCTGATGACTGGCCTGTTTGCCGTGATTTATCTCCGCTTGAACATGAGGGAGAAGGCATGA
- a CDS encoding ABC transporter permease: MKNVLWWIPRMLILGTLIFLIFGPLANLLLWSVAEKWFYPHLLPNEWGFAFWKRVFSPRGVAWEALGNSVMVAVFTVLASLSLAIPAGYALARLPLPARGLILLVFLIPQAFPNLTVYVNIARLFYQWGLNGTLLGVVLVHTVHGLVFAVWIASAAFSAVGREMEQAARSIGAGPWRAFVDITLPLAMPGLMASAIFVFLESLDEFTGSYFVGAPDVQMMPLLLYTAGAGGNYQIASITALVLLIPSVLFMLVVERFLKADVMARIGK, translated from the coding sequence ATGAAGAACGTACTGTGGTGGATCCCGAGAATGCTGATTCTAGGGACGCTGATCTTCTTGATCTTTGGGCCTTTGGCTAACCTCCTGCTGTGGTCGGTGGCGGAGAAATGGTTCTATCCTCACCTGCTGCCCAATGAGTGGGGTTTTGCCTTCTGGAAGCGGGTGTTTTCGCCGCGCGGTGTGGCCTGGGAAGCGCTGGGGAATAGCGTGATGGTGGCGGTGTTCACCGTGCTGGCCTCGCTGTCGCTGGCGATTCCGGCGGGATATGCGCTGGCGCGCCTGCCGCTGCCTGCTCGTGGATTGATACTGCTGGTATTCCTGATCCCGCAGGCATTCCCGAATTTGACGGTGTACGTCAACATCGCCCGCCTGTTTTATCAGTGGGGACTGAACGGCACGTTGCTGGGTGTCGTGCTGGTTCACACGGTTCACGGGCTGGTGTTTGCGGTCTGGATTGCTTCGGCGGCGTTCTCGGCGGTGGGGCGTGAAATGGAGCAGGCGGCGCGTTCAATTGGTGCCGGGCCATGGCGTGCTTTTGTTGATATTACCCTGCCGCTGGCTATGCCAGGGCTGATGGCATCGGCCATCTTCGTTTTCCTCGAATCGCTGGATGAATTTACCGGCAGCTACTTTGTGGGAGCACCGGATGTGCAGATGATGCCGCTGCTGCTCTATACCGCGGGGGCGGGCGGTAACTATCAGATCGCTTCTATTACTGCGTTGGTGCTGCTGATTCCTTCTGTGCTGTTCATGCTGGTGGTGGAACGTTTTTTAAAGGCCGACGTAATGGCAAGGATAGGGAAATGA
- a CDS encoding LacI family DNA-binding transcriptional regulator, with amino-acid sequence MTVGKPGYVSAQDVARRAGVSRSAVSRSFTPGASVSAATYAKVMTAAQELGYQVNDLARGLLANSSRLVGLVVTHPEVGFRANLVAELSQALIQRGSIPVLINTGHVREAMAAARSILFGHRAEATIVLSGSPPKEFVELAQLNGQPLIVIGRHEPACDSVHIDNDTAARMAARLFASSGRTRLALAGAASATPNIIEREQAFCEEACALGLPVAVVRGTDTDYDDGLAVGQTLFSLPESVRPDAVFCVNDLVAFGVIDRAKQCGLAVPQDLMVIGFDDIPAAGWDAYALTTFRQDPATMAAQALALLDRRQSQVQEPACRAKVAAPLIRRQSA; translated from the coding sequence ATGACGGTGGGTAAACCGGGTTACGTCAGCGCACAGGATGTTGCGCGTCGGGCTGGTGTATCGCGCTCGGCGGTGTCCCGCAGTTTTACTCCCGGCGCCAGCGTGTCGGCTGCCACCTATGCCAAAGTGATGACGGCAGCGCAAGAGCTGGGGTATCAGGTTAACGATCTGGCGCGCGGCCTGCTGGCGAACAGCAGTCGTCTGGTTGGGCTGGTGGTGACACACCCCGAGGTCGGGTTTCGCGCCAATTTGGTCGCAGAGCTGTCGCAGGCGTTAATCCAACGCGGCTCGATTCCTGTGCTCATCAATACCGGCCATGTGCGGGAAGCGATGGCTGCTGCGCGCTCCATTCTGTTTGGTCACCGTGCGGAAGCGACGATTGTGCTTTCCGGCTCGCCGCCAAAAGAATTTGTCGAACTGGCACAGCTAAATGGCCAGCCGCTGATTGTTATTGGGCGGCACGAACCGGCGTGTGACAGCGTACACATCGATAATGACACCGCCGCGCGTATGGCCGCGCGGCTGTTTGCCTCATCGGGCAGAACGCGTTTGGCTTTGGCTGGAGCGGCGTCGGCAACGCCCAATATTATTGAACGCGAGCAGGCGTTTTGTGAGGAGGCATGCGCGTTAGGGCTGCCCGTGGCCGTAGTGCGCGGCACTGATACAGATTATGACGATGGGCTGGCGGTGGGGCAGACGCTGTTTTCGCTCCCGGAAAGCGTCAGACCAGATGCGGTGTTCTGTGTTAACGATTTAGTCGCGTTCGGCGTGATCGATCGCGCAAAGCAGTGTGGGCTTGCCGTTCCGCAGGATCTTATGGTCATCGGGTTTGATGATATTCCGGCCGCAGGGTGGGATGCCTATGCGTTGACGACATTCCGTCAGGATCCCGCAACGATGGCGGCTCAGGCATTGGCGTTGCTCGATCGACGCCAGTCTCAGGTACAAGAACCTGCGTGTCGAGCGAAAGTGGCTGCCCCGCTCATCCGCCGCCAGTCGGCATAA
- a CDS encoding phosphodiesterase translates to MKLIQLSDLHLTAQGGNLHGRDPEQQLKAAIADINAHHRDADLVVISGDLSDDGSAASYAFLASALAELQLHWRVTMGNHDDRETFLAQFPTLADENGFVQSVTSVGDDCVILLDSLQAGGVAGTLCSVRLAWLEQQLQAAEGKNVFLFLHHPPMSIGLPALDSVRLAPEAAEALSQVCHRFGNVRHISAGHVHRPASGGWRGISFSTVRGTNHQSALRFAPGFETSLEAPQYAIFLTTEEGHTVHFHDFPCG, encoded by the coding sequence ATGAAACTGATTCAACTCTCCGACCTCCATCTGACCGCACAAGGCGGCAACTTGCATGGCCGCGACCCAGAGCAGCAGTTGAAGGCGGCGATTGCCGATATCAACGCACACCATCGCGATGCCGATCTGGTGGTCATCTCCGGCGATCTGTCCGATGACGGCAGTGCGGCATCTTATGCGTTTCTGGCCTCGGCGCTGGCTGAACTCCAGCTTCACTGGCGTGTGACGATGGGGAATCACGACGACAGGGAGACGTTTTTAGCCCAGTTCCCGACGCTGGCGGATGAAAACGGGTTTGTGCAGAGCGTGACGTCCGTGGGGGATGATTGCGTCATTCTGCTGGATTCGTTGCAGGCCGGTGGCGTTGCCGGAACGCTGTGTTCAGTGCGGCTAGCGTGGCTGGAACAACAGCTTCAGGCTGCGGAAGGCAAGAATGTGTTCCTGTTCCTGCATCACCCTCCGATGTCGATTGGGCTTCCGGCGCTTGATAGCGTTCGATTGGCACCCGAAGCGGCAGAGGCGCTGTCTCAGGTGTGTCATCGCTTCGGTAACGTACGACATATTTCTGCGGGGCACGTGCATAGGCCAGCCAGTGGCGGCTGGCGAGGAATATCGTTCAGCACGGTACGCGGCACCAACCATCAATCCGCGCTGCGCTTTGCTCCGGGATTTGAAACCAGTCTGGAAGCCCCGCAATACGCCATTTTTCTGACGACAGAAGAAGGGCATACCGTACATTTTCACGATTTCCCCTGTGGCTGA
- the metF gene encoding methylenetetrahydrofolate reductase produces the protein MSFFHANQREALNQSLAELQGRINVSFEFFPPRTSDMEETLWSSIDRLSSLKPKFVSVTYGANSGERDRTHSIIKTIKERTGLEAAPHLTCIDASREQLRDIAQDYWQSGIRHIVALRGDLPPEGGKPDMYAADLVSLLKEVGDFDISVAAYPEVHPEAKSAQADLINLKHKIDAGANRAITQFFFDVESYLRFRDRCVATGIDVEIVPGILPVSNFKQLQKFATMTNVRVPNWMTSMFDGLDNDPETRKMVGASIAMDMVKILSREGVKDFHFYTLNRAELSYAICHTLGVRPNVAR, from the coding sequence ATGAGCTTTTTTCACGCAAACCAGCGGGAAGCGCTGAATCAAAGTCTGGCGGAATTACAGGGGCGCATTAATGTGTCATTCGAATTTTTCCCGCCGCGTACCAGTGATATGGAAGAAACCCTGTGGAGCTCTATTGATCGACTGAGCAGCCTGAAGCCCAAGTTTGTTTCCGTGACTTACGGGGCGAATTCTGGCGAGCGTGACCGTACTCACAGCATTATCAAAACGATTAAAGAACGTACCGGTCTGGAAGCGGCACCTCACCTGACCTGTATTGATGCCTCGCGTGAGCAACTGCGCGACATCGCTCAGGATTACTGGCAGAGCGGTATCCGCCATATTGTCGCGCTGCGTGGCGACTTGCCTCCAGAAGGCGGCAAACCGGACATGTATGCGGCGGATCTGGTTTCGCTACTGAAAGAGGTCGGTGATTTTGATATTTCGGTTGCCGCCTATCCTGAAGTACACCCTGAAGCGAAAAGCGCACAGGCTGACCTGATTAACCTGAAACACAAGATTGATGCTGGCGCGAATCGCGCTATCACACAGTTCTTTTTCGACGTAGAAAGCTATCTGCGGTTCCGTGACCGCTGCGTGGCGACGGGCATCGATGTAGAAATTGTGCCGGGCATTCTGCCAGTGTCGAACTTCAAGCAGTTGCAAAAATTTGCCACGATGACCAACGTCCGCGTGCCGAACTGGATGACGAGCATGTTTGACGGCCTGGATAACGATCCAGAAACCCGCAAAATGGTGGGGGCGTCTATCGCTATGGATATGGTGAAAATTCTCAGCCGCGAAGGCGTAAAAGATTTCCATTTCTATACGCTGAACCGCGCTGAACTGAGCTACGCGATTTGCCATACGCTGGGCGTCCGCCCTAATGTGGCACGCTGA
- the oxyR gene encoding DNA-binding transcriptional regulator OxyR, protein MNIRDLEYLVALAEHRHFRRAADSCHVSQPTLSGQIRKLEDELGVMLLERTSRKVLFTQAGLLLVEQARTVLREVKVLKEMASQQGEAMSGPLHIGLIPTVGPYLLPQIIPMLHRTFPKLEMYLHEAQTHQLLAQLDSGKLDCAILAMVKESEAFIEVPLFDEPMKLAIYQDHPWANRERVAMSDLAGEKLLMLEDGHCLRDQAMGFCFQAGADEDTHFRATSLETLRNMVAAGSGITLLPALSVPRERERDGVCYLPCYKPEPKRTIALVYRPGSPLRGRYEQLADTIREHMQGYMENLSK, encoded by the coding sequence ATGAATATTCGGGACTTAGAGTATCTTGTCGCGCTGGCAGAACATCGTCACTTTCGGCGTGCGGCAGATTCCTGCCATGTGAGTCAGCCAACACTCAGTGGACAGATTCGTAAACTGGAAGATGAACTCGGGGTGATGCTACTGGAACGAACCAGTCGCAAGGTCTTGTTTACGCAGGCTGGGCTGTTGCTAGTCGAGCAGGCCCGAACGGTATTACGTGAGGTCAAGGTACTAAAAGAGATGGCAAGCCAGCAGGGCGAAGCCATGTCTGGGCCGCTGCACATTGGCCTGATCCCCACCGTGGGGCCTTATTTGCTGCCCCAAATCATTCCGATGCTGCATCGCACGTTTCCCAAACTCGAAATGTACCTGCACGAAGCGCAAACCCATCAACTACTAGCCCAGTTGGACAGCGGCAAACTGGACTGCGCCATTCTGGCGATGGTGAAAGAGTCCGAAGCTTTCATCGAAGTTCCTCTCTTCGACGAGCCAATGAAACTGGCGATTTACCAAGATCATCCTTGGGCGAACCGCGAACGTGTGGCGATGTCCGATCTGGCGGGTGAAAAACTGCTGATGCTGGAAGACGGCCACTGCCTGCGCGATCAGGCGATGGGTTTTTGTTTTCAGGCGGGGGCGGATGAAGATACGCATTTCCGAGCAACCAGCCTGGAGACACTGCGCAACATGGTTGCAGCTGGAAGCGGTATTACGCTGCTGCCGGCGTTATCGGTTCCGCGCGAACGCGAACGCGACGGCGTCTGCTATTTGCCGTGCTATAAGCCGGAGCCCAAGCGCACTATCGCGCTGGTGTATCGCCCCGGTTCACCGCTGCGCGGACGTTATGAGCAACTTGCTGATACCATCCGCGAGCATATGCAAGGCTATATGGAAAACCTGTCAAAATAA
- the sthA gene encoding Si-specific NAD(P)(+) transhydrogenase yields the protein MTLEHQFDYDAIVIGSGPGGEGAAMGLAKHGAKIAVIERHYNVGGGCTHWGTIPSKALRHAVSRIIEFNQNPLYSDNSRIIRSSFSDILRHADSVIGQQTRMRQGFYERNQCELFSGEASFIDAHTIAVHYPDNTHETLTAANIIIATGSRPYHPADVDFNHPRIYDSDSILQLDHEPQHVIIYGAGVIGCEYASIFRGLSVKVDLINTRDRLLAFLDQEMSDALSYHFWNNGVVIRHNEEFESIEGLSDGVIVNLKSGKKMKADCLLYANGRTGNTETLGLENIGLSTDSRGQLKVNSMYQTALAHIYAIGDVIGYPSLASAAYDQGRLAAQAIIKGDASAHLIEDIPTGIYTIPEISSVGKTEQELTAMKVPYEVGRAQFKHLARAQIVGMNVGSLKILFHRETKQILGIHCFGERAAEIIHIGQAIMEQKGEGNTIEYFVNTTFNYPTMAEAYRVAALNGLNRLF from the coding sequence ATGACTCTAGAACATCAATTCGATTATGATGCCATTGTGATTGGTTCCGGTCCCGGCGGTGAAGGTGCAGCAATGGGATTGGCCAAGCACGGGGCCAAAATTGCGGTGATTGAACGTCACTACAATGTCGGCGGCGGCTGTACCCACTGGGGTACGATTCCTTCTAAAGCCCTCCGCCACGCCGTCAGCCGTATTATCGAGTTCAATCAAAACCCCCTCTACAGTGACAACTCCCGCATTATTCGCTCCTCGTTTTCCGACATCCTGCGCCACGCCGACAGCGTCATTGGTCAGCAAACCCGTATGCGACAAGGATTTTATGAGCGTAATCAGTGCGAGTTGTTTTCCGGCGAAGCCAGCTTCATCGATGCACACACGATCGCTGTTCACTACCCAGACAACACCCATGAAACGCTGACCGCCGCGAATATCATTATCGCGACCGGTTCACGTCCGTATCATCCGGCAGACGTCGATTTCAACCACCCACGCATTTACGATAGCGACTCGATTCTGCAACTCGACCATGAGCCTCAGCACGTCATCATTTACGGTGCGGGCGTTATCGGCTGCGAATACGCCTCGATCTTTCGCGGCCTGAGCGTTAAGGTCGATTTAATCAATACCCGCGATAGGCTGCTGGCCTTTCTCGATCAGGAAATGTCGGATGCCCTGTCCTACCACTTCTGGAATAACGGCGTGGTGATTCGCCACAACGAAGAGTTCGAGAGTATTGAAGGGCTGTCTGACGGCGTTATCGTTAATCTGAAGTCAGGCAAAAAGATGAAGGCGGATTGCCTGCTTTATGCCAACGGACGCACGGGTAACACGGAAACGCTGGGGCTAGAGAATATCGGCCTGAGCACCGACAGCCGCGGGCAGCTCAAGGTCAACAGCATGTACCAGACGGCGCTGGCGCATATTTATGCCATCGGCGATGTCATTGGCTATCCAAGCCTAGCATCGGCGGCGTACGATCAGGGTCGACTCGCCGCACAGGCGATCATCAAAGGCGATGCCAGCGCGCATCTGATCGAAGATATCCCAACCGGCATTTATACCATCCCAGAAATCAGCTCCGTGGGGAAAACCGAGCAAGAGCTCACCGCGATGAAAGTGCCTTATGAAGTCGGGCGGGCACAGTTCAAACATCTGGCACGGGCGCAGATTGTTGGGATGAATGTGGGGAGTTTGAAGATTCTGTTCCATCGTGAAACGAAACAGATTCTGGGTATTCACTGCTTTGGTGAGCGCGCCGCTGAGATTATCCACATCGGGCAGGCCATCATGGAACAGAAAGGTGAAGGCAATACTATCGAATATTTCGTTAATACTACCTTCAACTATCCAACCATGGCAGAAGCGTACCGTGTAGCCGCGCTGAACGGGCTTAACCGCTTATTTTGA
- the fabR gene encoding HTH-type transcriptional repressor FabR — MGVRAQQKERTRRSLIEAAFSQLSAERSFASLSLREVAREAGIAPTSFYRHFRDVDELGLTMVDESGLMLRQLMRQARQRIAKTGSVIKTSVSTFMEFIGNNPNAFRLLLRERSGTSAAFRAAVAREIQHFIAELADYLEVENHIPRSFAEAQSEAMVTIVFSAGAEALDVSLEQRKQLEERLVLQLRMIAKGAYYWYRKEHDSSFTVP, encoded by the coding sequence ATGGGTGTCAGAGCACAACAGAAAGAACGGACTCGTCGTTCCCTTATTGAAGCTGCATTTAGCCAGTTAAGCGCTGAGCGCAGCTTTGCCAGCCTGAGCCTGCGTGAAGTCGCTCGTGAAGCGGGTATCGCACCGACGTCTTTCTATCGTCATTTTCGTGACGTGGATGAGCTGGGGCTGACAATGGTTGACGAAAGCGGGCTGATGTTGCGCCAGTTAATGCGACAGGCCCGGCAGCGTATCGCCAAAACCGGTAGCGTGATCAAGACGTCAGTTTCCACCTTTATGGAATTTATCGGTAATAATCCTAATGCGTTCCGGCTGTTGCTGCGTGAACGCTCAGGGACGTCGGCGGCGTTCCGTGCGGCGGTCGCGCGGGAAATTCAGCATTTTATCGCTGAATTGGCGGATTATCTTGAGGTGGAAAACCATATTCCCCGCAGTTTCGCGGAAGCGCAGTCGGAAGCGATGGTGACCATTGTTTTCAGCGCGGGGGCGGAAGCCCTGGATGTTTCCTTGGAACAGCGTAAACAGCTAGAAGAGCGGCTAGTACTGCAACTGCGGATGATCGCTAAAGGTGCTTATTACTGGTACAGAAAAGAACACGATAGCAGCTTTACCGTGCCATAA
- a CDS encoding YijD family membrane protein codes for MTHKPHQEKGTLVLALIAGLSVNGAFSALFSSIVPFSIFPLLALILSIYCLHQRYLHHSMPEGIPMLAAASFLLGLLIYSAIVRVEYPAIGSNFIPSILCVVLVFWIGLKLRRRKETDAVSAEESETL; via the coding sequence ATGACACACAAACCTCATCAAGAAAAAGGTACGCTGGTGCTGGCGTTGATTGCGGGCCTATCCGTAAACGGCGCATTTTCCGCCCTGTTTAGCAGCATTGTTCCATTCTCGATTTTTCCCCTGCTTGCGCTGATATTATCCATTTATTGTCTGCATCAACGTTATTTGCACCACAGTATGCCGGAAGGTATTCCGATGCTGGCAGCGGCCAGTTTTCTGCTGGGATTGTTGATTTACAGCGCCATCGTGCGCGTTGAATATCCCGCGATTGGATCGAACTTTATTCCTTCAATCCTGTGCGTGGTGTTAGTTTTCTGGATTGGCCTGAAGCTGCGTCGCAGAAAAGAGACGGATGCTGTATCTGCAGAAGAGAGCGAGACGCTGTAG